AAACCCGCCGAGTTTTATATCCGGGTGGATTGACAGGATGTACCGGTAGATCCTGGACCGGTAGAACAGGTACAGCACCATGGCAATGATGCCATGGGCAAGTATCAGGTGCGAAACGGCATTGTAGCGGATCTCAATTGTTTTCCAGAGGTTTTTCATAATCAATCATCGGCATAGAAAATCATGCGCAGCGGCGCAAGGCGCGCATCCATGTATAAAAAGATTAGATGTAGTGCCGGGTCAAGCATTTTGCAAATTGAAAAAGTAGATGGTTGTTTTATATTTTTTTTCCGGCGTTTTTTACTTGAACGCGTACACTACCATGGAGCTGGTGGCTGCACAATCGCGGAAGTGAATTTTGCTGATGAAATGGTACGCCGCTATCCGGACCCAGCAGCGGTAATCCCAGGGCGACGTGAAGGTATACCGGGATTTCTTAAGCTTTGGCAGAAGGCCGAATTCAACGGGATAAAATACTTTTATGCGGCTGAAGCCGGCCCTGGTCAGGGCGCCGGCCAGGTTGCTTTTGCTGAAATAGGAGAGGTGACCCGGCATGAAATAGGCATAATCGCTCCCCTGCATTTTCGCCTGGAGGCCGGCCATGTTGGCGGTTTGAATAAGGAGGACTCCGTCTTTCCGAAGAAGGCGGTGGCACTCCCGGATGGCAAAGAGGGGGTCCGGCAGGTGCTCGATGAGCTCTATCATGGTTATTGCCGAGAAAAAATCATACTTGAAGGGGTGGTCAGCCAGTGTGCCGATATGGATGGCGTCGCCCAGCAGTGACCGGGAATGCCCCCCCGCGTAGGGGGAAAGTTCGATCCCGTGAGGGGCAAAGTGGGGGGCGGCGGCCTTGAGGAGCCCTCCAAATGAGGAACCCACATCGAGAAGGTTCCCCCCGGGTACATGGCGGCGAAGCACCTTGATCCGCTTGTTCCAGACATAGGCAGAGAATCGTTCAGCCTCGCGCTCGTCGTAATAGGAGTATTCCGCCTTTCCGGTGTAATAATCCTCGCCATATAAAGCGCGCACAGCACTGTCGTTGAGGCGCGGATTCATGAACATGAATCCGCATGATCCGCAACGGTCCACGGTAAAGGCGGGCCTGTAACGCTCGATCCGGAAGCGCCGTTCTATGGCGCCGCTTTCGCAGAGGGGGCATTGCGTCACGGCCCCGTTGAACATGGCGTTTTCCTCAATGACTTCCGCTGGGGGCGGGTCGGGGTGTTCCTGCCTCACTTGCGGGCCTCTATGACCCAGTGCGATATGAGGGACGTGATATCGCCCATGAGCGTCCGCTCCATGAGTCCGTAGGTATGGGCGCTGAATATGGAAAAGGCCACCTGAAGCTCTCCCTCGCCGTAAAACGAGGCGGTGG
This genomic window from Spirochaetota bacterium contains:
- a CDS encoding class I SAM-dependent methyltransferase is translated as MRQEHPDPPPAEVIEENAMFNGAVTQCPLCESGAIERRFRIERYRPAFTVDRCGSCGFMFMNPRLNDSAVRALYGEDYYTGKAEYSYYDEREAERFSAYVWNKRIKVLRRHVPGGNLLDVGSSFGGLLKAAAPHFAPHGIELSPYAGGHSRSLLGDAIHIGTLADHPFKYDFFSAITMIELIEHLPDPLFAIRECHRLLRKDGVLLIQTANMAGLQAKMQGSDYAYFMPGHLSYFSKSNLAGALTRAGFSRIKVFYPVEFGLLPKLKKSRYTFTSPWDYRCWVRIAAYHFISKIHFRDCAATSSMVVYAFK